The sequence TCTGTCTAGTGGCCCCTCTGTCACCAAGGTATAAAAGTTCTTAAATGTGGGCTTCAAGAGGAAGGGGAGATCGTTTTCTATGGAGCAAACCATCCTACCATTGTCCCCAGAGTCTGGATCAGAAACGCTGAAAATGGCAACTACAGTCTCTGGGGAGTTTTCTGGGATAGAGCTGCTGAGTGTTGACATGGTTAGTTCAGGAGCATTGTCATTCACATCCACCACTTCTATGGCCActgtgcattttcctgaaaagccCCCACTGTCTGTAGCTACAATTTCCACGTTATAATGTTTAGTTGCCTCGAAATCCAATGCTATTTGCAGACGAATTTCTCCTGTTATTTGGTCTATTACAAAAGGTTGAGAAACTTCATTGCCTTGGAATAGTGTGTATGATACACTCCCATATGTTCCTGCATCTAAATCTTGAGCAGAAACAACAAGAACTAAGGAGTTTATGGGACTGTTCTCAGGAACCTGTACCTCATACAGGGACTGTAAAAATTTGGGAGCATTATCATTGATGTCTACTACTTCAATGTATACTGTCATGGCCCCAGATCTGGGTGGCAACCCACCATCCAGCGCTGTGAGGGTTAAACTGAGCTCAGACTCTTCCTCCCGGTCCAGGGCTTTGTCCAACACCAGCTCTGGGTATTTTCTGCCATCCCCATAACTATGAGTAACAACACGAAAATTGGAGTTGGGGCTGATTGTGTAGTTCTGAACACTATTGCTACCCATGTCCAAGTCCTGAGCTGATTTCAAGGGAAACACCGTTCCTGGCTGGGCGCTCTCTGGGATTCTAAGGATCATTTCCCTGTCTAGGAACTCTGGAGAATGGTCATTTACATCTGTGAGTTGCACATCAATTTGAAACAACTGCACCGGGTTTTTGAGTAACAGCTGGAAATGCAATATACAGGGTTCTGTAGCCCCACACAGCACCTCCCGGTCTAGTTTTTCCTGTAGAAGCAAATTGCCGGTTTTTACATCAAGCTGCAAGAGCTGTTTGCTGCCTTTGTGATGAATTCGCGCACCCCGAGTGGCCAGCTCCCCCACTCTGAGCCCCAGATCTTTTTCCAGGTTGGCCACAGAGTAGCCGCTTTCTGTTTCTTCTGGCATGGAATACCTAATTGCCTCAGAGTCAGCCTCCCACAAAAGCAACAGCATAGCAAGAAAAATGACTTGCCTTTTCTGCGGGGGTTTTGCTAGAGCAGTCTTCATTGCTCAAATCTGCCCAGAAGGTGCAGTTCCTTTAACTCGGTATACGGTCCACTCAGACGACTTTGTTAAATAATTTTGAGTTAAATGCTTCTGTCTGACATGCACTTAAAACGATCCCTTCTCTGAACATCTGTCCCTGGAGCTCACCTACAATGCCTCCTTATTTTAGGGAGCTTTCAGAGTTCTGATTCCTGGTTCAATGGCGTCCAAGGCATCCAAGCGCCAGATAATCTCATTCTTAGCCTGCAGCGCCACCAGGCG is a genomic window of Callospermophilus lateralis isolate mCalLat2 chromosome 5, mCalLat2.hap1, whole genome shotgun sequence containing:
- the LOC143399246 gene encoding protocadherin beta-5-like, with the protein product MKTALAKPPQKRQVIFLAMLLLLWEADSEAIRYSMPEETESGYSVANLEKDLGLRVGELATRGARIHHKGSKQLLQLDVKTGNLLLQEKLDREVLCGATEPCILHFQLLLKNPVQLFQIDVQLTDVNDHSPEFLDREMILRIPESAQPGTVFPLKSAQDLDMGSNSVQNYTISPNSNFRVVTHSYGDGRKYPELVLDKALDREEESELSLTLTALDGGLPPRSGAMTVYIEVVDINDNAPKFLQSLYEVQVPENSPINSLVLVVSAQDLDAGTYGSVSYTLFQGNEVSQPFVIDQITGEIRLQIALDFEATKHYNVEIVATDSGGFSGKCTVAIEVVDVNDNAPELTMSTLSSSIPENSPETVVAIFSVSDPDSGDNGRMVCSIENDLPFLLKPTFKNFYTLVTEGPLDRESRAQYNITITVTDMGTPRLETEHSITVFVSDVNDNAPAFSQTSYKLLVPENNSPALHIGSVSATDRDSGTNAQITYSLLPTQDPHLPLASLVSINADNGQLFALRALDFEALQAFEFHVGATDQGSPALSSQALVRVVVLDDNDNSPFVLYPMQNASAPCTELVPRAAELGYLVTKVVAVDGDSGQNAWLSYQLLKATEPGLFGVWAHNGEVCTARLLSERDAARDRLVVLVKDNGEPPLSASVTLHVLLVDGFSQPYLPLPEEAPERAQGDSLTVYLVIALASVSSLFLFSVLVFVAVRLCRRRRAAPLGVCSVPEGYFPGHLVDVSGTGTLSQSYQYEVCLTSDSGTKDFKFLKPIFHNVSPKSAREATH